The Mucilaginibacter yixingensis genome window below encodes:
- a CDS encoding polysaccharide lyase, whose protein sequence is MKTCYQMVTAGLLSLAFLLPMGVANAQDGAAATQPEQGQIPPHPPRLPEAVIPAFPGAWGGAMFTSGGRGGKVIAVTNLNDSGPGSLRAALSAEGPRIVIFRVAGTIKINTDLDINNPDITIAGQSAPGDGICVAGTLNINTHNVIVRHLRVRRGIPTGGQGDDNIGGNPHHHIIVDHCSASWGMDENLSLYRHMRPSYDGKTQIKDPAEYITVQWCISSEALDAKSHAFGGTWGGNPSTFHHNLFACNTARNPSIGMSGDFDFRYNVVFNWKNRSIDGGDETSTINLINNYFKPGPATIDEMRDVFARIEQRSQYSPGSAWAAGGWFPKAPVRPGKWYVAGNIMFGSTAATNNNWAGMRGPEKLARVNTPFVGWPVAPHQTADVAYEAVLAKAGATLPKRDAIDTRVVEMVRTGKTTTPTGIIKDVNEVGGYPNLTYKPSQLPKDTDGDGMPDEWEIKYGLDPKNPKDGAIDSDGDGYTNIEEYLNGTNPKENINYRNLGNNVDTIS, encoded by the coding sequence ATGAAAACTTGCTATCAAATGGTCACCGCAGGCTTGCTCTCGCTGGCTTTTTTACTTCCAATGGGAGTTGCAAATGCGCAGGACGGCGCTGCCGCCACACAACCTGAACAGGGACAAATACCACCGCATCCACCACGCTTACCCGAGGCGGTTATTCCGGCATTTCCGGGTGCCTGGGGCGGCGCTATGTTTACGTCCGGCGGCCGTGGGGGTAAAGTTATTGCTGTAACCAATCTGAATGATAGCGGCCCGGGTAGCTTACGTGCTGCTTTATCAGCCGAAGGCCCGCGTATTGTCATCTTCCGCGTTGCAGGTACTATTAAGATAAATACCGATCTGGACATCAATAACCCTGATATTACCATTGCAGGTCAATCTGCTCCTGGCGATGGTATTTGTGTTGCCGGTACGCTAAACATTAACACCCATAACGTAATTGTGCGTCACCTGCGTGTGCGTCGCGGTATTCCAACCGGCGGTCAGGGTGATGATAACATTGGTGGCAATCCGCATCACCATATTATTGTTGACCACTGCTCTGCCAGCTGGGGTATGGATGAAAATCTGTCGCTTTACCGCCACATGAGACCATCTTATGACGGAAAAACACAGATCAAAGATCCGGCGGAATATATTACCGTTCAGTGGTGTATCTCAAGCGAGGCATTGGACGCTAAAAGCCACGCTTTTGGCGGTACCTGGGGCGGTAACCCATCAACGTTCCACCACAATCTTTTTGCTTGTAATACTGCCCGCAACCCATCAATAGGTATGTCTGGCGATTTTGATTTCAGATACAATGTAGTATTTAATTGGAAAAACCGTTCAATTGATGGCGGCGATGAAACTTCTACCATCAACCTGATTAACAACTATTTTAAACCAGGTCCGGCAACTATTGATGAAATGCGCGATGTTTTTGCCCGCATTGAACAACGTAGCCAGTACTCTCCGGGCAGCGCCTGGGCAGCTGGCGGCTGGTTCCCTAAGGCGCCTGTTCGTCCGGGTAAATGGTATGTGGCCGGTAATATTATGTTTGGCAGTACTGCTGCTACCAACAATAACTGGGCTGGTATGCGCGGTCCTGAAAAACTGGCGCGTGTTAATACACCGTTTGTGGGCTGGCCGGTTGCTCCGCATCAAACTGCAGATGTTGCTTATGAAGCTGTGTTGGCTAAAGCAGGTGCAACCTTACCAAAACGCGATGCTATTGATACCCGCGTTGTTGAAATGGTACGCACAGGTAAAACCACCACCCCAACAGGTATTATTAAAGACGTAAATGAAGTAGGCGGTTATCCAAACCTGACCTACAAACCATCTCAATTACCTAAAGACACTGATGGCGACGGCATGCCAGATGAGTGGGAAATTAAATATGGCCTCGACCCAAAAAATCCAAAAGATGGTGCTATTGACAGCGATGGCGATGGTTATACCAATATTGAGGAGTATTTGAACGGTACTAACCCGAAAGAAAACATTAACTACCGTAATCTGGGTAATAACGTAGATACCATTAGCTAA
- a CDS encoding MFS transporter, translating to MSTFRSFKYRNFKLFFYGQSVSLLGTWIQKTAVMWLVYRLTGSAMLLGITGFVSLIPSLILSPYTGSYVDRHDKFKVMKQTQLMAMLQAGALAAVVFFHFYNISTIIFLSLLQGLINAFDVTCRQSMMIELVDDKADLPNAIALNSTMNNMARLVGPALAGILLSTFGEDFCFISNFLSYAPILICLYQMRINTVVTEKPQQHIWAELKEGLDYILSEKDILGLLGLCAVSSLLVIPFTTLMPVFAKDVFHGNSGTFSLFESAVGLGSLFSAIYLARLKAADKLIGTILTASVVFSIGLLIVAFAPVQHVAIAGMVIAGAGMMIQVSGINMYIQTHAQHHMRARAISYYVMAYLGITPVGSLLIGWLAEVMPSRYVVSIEALSGLLAVGAYVGYRWYLQNRKAVANVYTVN from the coding sequence ATGAGCACATTCAGATCATTCAAATACCGCAATTTTAAATTGTTCTTTTACGGGCAGTCGGTATCGCTGCTCGGTACCTGGATCCAGAAAACCGCCGTAATGTGGCTGGTTTACCGTTTAACAGGTTCGGCCATGTTGCTGGGTATCACTGGCTTCGTGAGCCTTATTCCGTCACTTATCCTGTCGCCCTACACCGGCAGTTATGTAGACAGGCACGATAAGTTTAAGGTGATGAAACAAACCCAGCTGATGGCCATGCTACAGGCAGGCGCACTGGCAGCGGTTGTTTTCTTTCATTTTTACAACATCTCTACCATCATCTTCTTGAGCTTGCTGCAAGGCCTCATCAACGCGTTTGATGTAACCTGCCGCCAATCTATGATGATTGAACTGGTTGACGACAAAGCCGACCTACCCAACGCCATCGCCCTTAACTCTACCATGAACAACATGGCGCGCCTGGTGGGCCCTGCATTGGCGGGTATATTGCTCAGCACATTTGGCGAGGACTTTTGTTTCATCAGCAACTTTTTGAGCTATGCCCCCATCTTGATTTGCCTTTACCAGATGCGTATCAACACAGTGGTTACAGAAAAGCCGCAACAACATATCTGGGCCGAACTAAAAGAAGGGCTGGATTATATCTTGTCTGAAAAAGACATTCTGGGCCTGCTTGGATTATGTGCGGTAAGCAGCTTGCTAGTAATTCCGTTTACCACGTTGATGCCTGTTTTTGCAAAGGATGTATTTCATGGCAACTCAGGCACCTTCAGCCTGTTTGAGAGCGCAGTGGGTTTGGGCTCGCTGTTTAGCGCCATTTACCTGGCACGCTTAAAAGCTGCTGATAAACTGATTGGCACCATCCTCACAGCCAGTGTGGTTTTTAGCATTGGTCTGCTTATTGTGGCCTTTGCCCCTGTGCAGCACGTAGCCATAGCCGGGATGGTGATTGCCGGCGCTGGGATGATGATCCAGGTATCAGGCATTAACATGTACATCCAAACCCATGCCCAGCATCACATGCGGGCGCGGGCCATCAGCTATTATGTAATGGCTTATCTGGGCATAACGCCGGTAGGCAGCCTGCTCATTGGCTGGTTGGCCGAGGTGATGCCTTCGCGTTATGTGGTATCAATCGAGGCATTATCAGGACTGTTAGCTGTGGGCGCTTATGTGGGTTACCGCTGGTATCTGCAAAACCGTAAAGCCGTTGCTAACGTTTATACGGTCAACTAA
- a CDS encoding LysR substrate-binding domain-containing protein translates to MELRQLRYFVKARELENFTEAAAQLFISQSTLSQQIKQLEDELGTPLFDRVGKYIHVTEAGKLFYDYALQCLQKANDGYQLLKDLSELQTGHLVIGATYGLRHMLTPALVAFYRQYPQVKVEVIFDTSTELLTRLERFEADFLLTYEEVQMRKGMKYQPLFESELAFIVRKDSPLATKKSVTLKEIQAFELALPSKGFVTRRFVDEVFEQHGIVPHINLEISDIPTLLELVGTGHWHSILTHTTVADQHDLVALPIRSVTALQQAAIISLADVYEKKAARAFFEILLNRG, encoded by the coding sequence ATGGAGCTGCGCCAACTCAGATATTTTGTAAAAGCCCGCGAGTTAGAAAATTTCACCGAGGCTGCTGCCCAGCTGTTTATCAGTCAGAGTACGCTATCGCAGCAGATCAAACAGCTGGAAGATGAACTGGGCACGCCGCTTTTTGACCGCGTAGGTAAATACATCCACGTTACCGAAGCCGGCAAGCTGTTTTATGATTATGCCCTGCAATGCCTGCAGAAGGCTAATGACGGTTATCAACTGCTGAAAGATCTGAGTGAGTTGCAAACCGGGCACCTGGTTATTGGTGCTACCTATGGGTTACGACATATGCTTACCCCGGCGCTGGTGGCCTTTTACCGGCAGTATCCGCAGGTAAAGGTGGAAGTGATCTTTGATACCTCAACCGAACTGCTGACCCGGCTGGAACGCTTTGAGGCCGATTTTTTGCTCACCTATGAAGAAGTGCAGATGCGCAAGGGCATGAAATACCAACCTTTGTTCGAGTCTGAACTGGCATTTATTGTTCGTAAAGACTCGCCGCTGGCCACAAAAAAGTCGGTTACCTTGAAAGAAATTCAGGCCTTTGAGCTGGCTTTGCCCTCTAAAGGATTTGTAACCCGAAGGTTTGTGGATGAAGTGTTTGAGCAACATGGTATTGTGCCGCACATCAACCTGGAGATCAGTGATATCCCAACGCTGCTGGAGTTGGTTGGTACGGGGCATTGGCATAGCATCCTTACGCATACTACCGTGGCAGATCAGCATGATCTGGTGGCGCTGCCCATCCGTTCAGTAACGGCGCTGCAGCAGGCAGCTATCATTTCTTTGGCCGATGTTTATGAGAAGAAGGCAGCGCGGGCGTTTTTTGAGATCTTACTGAATCGGGGTTGA
- a CDS encoding MBL fold metallo-hydrolase, with the protein MKVIPLAEGLYQVDDAKNYTPFSAGITPAPNTLHMAIRPFLIQLDGELILLDTGLGNEISKDHQIVALLAAQGFTPNQVTKVLLSHLHKDHLGGLGYFDDAVYKTYFPNAEIFVFEQELAFALTQTDKPAYDKRVLKNLRTLPNIKLLTEQQGTILPGITYEVAGGHTSFQLVFWLKAEGQTFFYGADNLPQKRYADYHIAYKTDYDGKKAMNLRKQWLDQAPKEHWTILLYHDLELPWLKF; encoded by the coding sequence ATGAAAGTTATCCCCTTAGCAGAAGGTCTTTACCAGGTAGACGACGCAAAGAACTACACACCGTTCAGCGCCGGTATAACGCCGGCGCCAAATACCTTGCATATGGCCATCCGCCCTTTCCTCATTCAACTGGATGGGGAGTTGATTTTGCTGGATACAGGCTTAGGCAATGAAATATCAAAGGATCATCAGATTGTAGCGTTATTGGCAGCACAGGGTTTCACGCCCAATCAGGTTACCAAAGTATTACTATCTCATCTGCACAAAGACCACTTGGGTGGACTGGGTTATTTTGATGACGCCGTTTATAAAACGTATTTCCCCAATGCCGAAATATTTGTGTTTGAACAGGAACTAGCCTTTGCACTAACACAGACCGATAAACCGGCTTATGACAAACGTGTACTGAAAAACCTCCGTACTTTGCCCAACATTAAATTGCTGACTGAACAGCAAGGCACTATCCTTCCTGGCATCACGTATGAGGTAGCCGGAGGCCATACCTCATTCCAACTGGTATTTTGGTTAAAAGCTGAGGGACAGACATTTTTTTACGGTGCAGATAACCTGCCGCAAAAACGCTACGCTGATTATCACATCGCCTACAAAACCGACTACGACGGTAAAAAGGCCATGAACTTACGCAAGCAATGGCTGGACCAAGCCCCCAAGGAACACTGGACCATTCTACTATACCACGATCTGGAACTACCCTGGCTAAAATTCTAA